The DNA segment GGCTAGATACAAAATAACTATCGAAGCAAAAGAGGATTTGATCAGAATATATCATTACGGCGTGCAGAGATTTGGAGAAAAGCAAGCTGATAAGTATTATGAATCATTTTTCAAATATTTTGAAATGATTGCAGAAAGACCATATTCTTTTGAATCAGTAAATTCAATTAAAACCGGCTACAGACGTTGCGTTTGTGGTTCGGATAGTATATTTTTTAAAATAAATGAGGATACAGTAGATATTATGGCAATTATTGGCAAGCAAGATTTAGAAAAAATATTATAACTATCAAACTGCAAAAATGAAATAGCCTCATTTCAATAAAAATCTAAAGAGGTGAAAATTCAGATTTACAGCAATTAGATACCATTTTAGAACGAATTGATTCCACATTTTTAGATAAAAATTAAACCATAT comes from the Flavobacterium ardleyense genome and includes:
- a CDS encoding type II toxin-antitoxin system RelE/ParE family toxin; translated protein: MARYKITIEAKEDLIRIYHYGVQRFGEKQADKYYESFFKYFEMIAERPYSFESVNSIKTGYRRCVCGSDSIFFKINEDTVDIMAIIGKQDLEKIL